A genomic segment from Vibrio panuliri encodes:
- a CDS encoding alpha/beta fold hydrolase, protein MNTTHKITFLILLLLFGCSNTPKLDANKNATDLVILVHGFAKSGRVMKTFAYEFQNAGYQTCVLNYTSLGVSNNALTEQTGMQINSCLTQSENAQNVHFVGHSLGGLLIRHYLQEDHALIDEKRLGRVVMIGTPNHGSKVADHYAEKFWIHWLGEIPLSLTTSERAFSNKLNEPSYNVGVIAGTKGYQWTSKYFDERNDGLVSVDSAKLPLMDDYYEVSFSHHQLRSDPIVTSLVLSYITHGVFVKT, encoded by the coding sequence ATGAATACCACTCATAAAATCACATTTCTTATCCTTTTATTACTGTTCGGTTGCTCTAACACTCCAAAGCTTGATGCTAATAAAAATGCCACTGATTTGGTCATCCTTGTCCATGGCTTTGCAAAAAGTGGTCGAGTAATGAAGACGTTTGCTTATGAGTTTCAGAATGCGGGGTATCAAACCTGTGTTCTAAACTATACCTCCCTTGGTGTAAGCAACAATGCGTTAACCGAACAGACGGGTATGCAAATCAATAGCTGTTTAACCCAAAGCGAGAATGCGCAAAATGTGCATTTTGTTGGACATTCACTGGGTGGTTTATTAATTCGACACTACCTCCAAGAAGACCATGCCCTTATTGATGAAAAACGATTGGGGAGAGTTGTTATGATTGGTACTCCGAACCACGGGAGCAAAGTCGCAGATCATTACGCTGAGAAATTTTGGATACACTGGTTAGGCGAAATTCCCCTTTCTCTGACTACATCTGAAAGAGCCTTCAGTAACAAACTAAACGAACCAAGTTATAACGTTGGAGTCATCGCTGGTACTAAAGGCTACCAATGGACTAGTAAATACTTTGATGAGCGGAATGATGGTTTAGTAAGCGTAGACTCTGCAAAATTACCCTTAATGGATGACTACTACGAAGTGAGTTTTTCGCATCATCAATTACGTTCTGATCCGATAGTTACTTCATTGGTTTTATCTTATATAACTCATGGAGTATTTGTTAAAACCTAA
- a CDS encoding TetR/AcrR family transcriptional regulator produces MSKIEQNKEKKKQAILAAAKSVFLSGGYSSASMDGIAAQAKLTKQTLYRYFPSKIELFQATLQQIGESYNDRYSQHLALEGTRDALIAFAIEFMQFHLSQEHIATQRLLIAEATQAPEIVESFMSIGPDDTNSALKAFFNERFNLQQPNIKIELWLGMLLAPRSEALLGMSVLNEQQIEQHAIEATDMLLLGIQ; encoded by the coding sequence ATGAGTAAAATTGAGCAAAATAAAGAAAAGAAAAAACAAGCGATCTTGGCTGCCGCGAAGTCTGTGTTTCTATCTGGGGGATATTCATCTGCCAGCATGGATGGAATTGCTGCGCAAGCGAAGCTGACAAAGCAGACCTTATATCGCTATTTCCCTTCCAAGATAGAACTTTTCCAAGCAACTTTGCAGCAAATCGGCGAGAGTTATAATGACCGTTATTCTCAACATCTTGCACTAGAAGGTACACGCGATGCCCTGATTGCTTTTGCTATAGAGTTTATGCAGTTTCATTTATCGCAAGAGCATATTGCGACGCAGCGACTTCTAATTGCTGAAGCGACCCAAGCTCCTGAAATTGTCGAGAGCTTTATGAGCATTGGTCCTGATGACACCAACAGTGCTTTGAAGGCGTTTTTTAACGAGCGGTTTAACTTACAGCAGCCAAATATCAAGATTGAACTCTGGCTCGGTATGCTGCTAGCTCCGCGTTCTGAGGCACTATTGGGTATGTCTGTTTTGAACGAACAACAGATTGAGCAACATGCCATTGAGGCAACAGATATGTTGCTTTTGGGTATTCAATAG
- a CDS encoding DMT family transporter: MTIFALPSSALKNNRTTGFVLALLGAILMSIDPVFIRFAGVSGFDTAFLFGLFSAISMPILLKINDKRGIRKTIIQSGWPLLFAGVLMLGSATGLVFSIKNTSIANTFVILSASPAVAAIFSWLLLREKTSRSTVLAIISVMIGIGIVVSGSFNSGNWFGDALAVFSVICLSLMFTLLRKYQDVSRLASVALGGLLLTIVMSFFAEPSSYSVNTWMIMAAMGLFTAPLGRVMSMVATRYITAAEVSMTLMLETVLAPVWAVLFFAEIPAVTSIVGGSIILFTIFIYTFVTMKNDQ, translated from the coding sequence ATGACGATTTTTGCACTTCCTTCTTCAGCTCTAAAAAACAACCGAACAACGGGTTTTGTGTTAGCACTTCTAGGAGCGATATTAATGAGTATCGATCCTGTATTTATCCGTTTTGCTGGCGTAAGTGGCTTCGACACTGCCTTTCTTTTCGGTTTGTTTAGCGCGATATCAATGCCGATCTTGCTCAAGATAAACGACAAACGTGGCATCAGAAAAACCATCATTCAGAGTGGTTGGCCGTTGCTATTCGCTGGCGTATTGATGTTAGGCAGTGCTACGGGTTTGGTGTTTAGCATCAAGAATACGTCAATTGCGAATACCTTCGTGATTCTTAGCGCTTCTCCAGCCGTCGCAGCGATATTTAGCTGGCTATTACTGCGTGAGAAAACCAGCCGATCGACAGTACTTGCGATTATTTCTGTCATGATCGGCATTGGCATTGTTGTGTCAGGTTCTTTTAACTCGGGGAACTGGTTTGGTGATGCTTTGGCTGTATTCTCAGTGATCTGCTTATCGTTAATGTTCACCTTACTGCGCAAATATCAGGATGTAAGTAGATTAGCGAGTGTTGCATTGGGCGGTTTACTACTCACCATTGTGATGTCCTTTTTCGCAGAGCCAAGCAGTTACAGCGTGAATACTTGGATGATTATGGCGGCAATGGGGCTGTTTACTGCGCCGTTAGGTAGAGTAATGTCGATGGTTGCGACTCGTTATATCACCGCAGCTGAGGTATCGATGACTTTGATGTTAGAAACGGTGCTAGCACCAGTGTGGGCCGTACTATTCTTTGCTGAGATACCTGCCGTGACCAGTATTGTGGGAGGCTCAATTATCCTATTCACCATTTTCATCTATACATTTGTCACCATGAAAAATGACCAGTAG
- a CDS encoding class I SAM-dependent methyltransferase, translating into MFKKITSATAKPIVWSEYTADVLWTDEHIAKQMLSFHLNPDLSLASRTLPFIEASVTWLVSEFGLNGASKVIDFGCGPGLYTHRLKAKGVGTVVGLDFSKNSLKHATEQAEQASLDIEYRYGNYLEYSDSREFDLITLVMCDLCALNPAQRSELFGEFKSLLASNGSIALDVYTATRFANQNESLSLERNAMNGFWSDKDYWCIQSSFKYEEEKVTLDKYVISQEDKEWTVFNWLQHFTIEELSQELEAHGLEIKRAYSDLKGTPLVDGDEMAVVIGHK; encoded by the coding sequence ATGTTTAAAAAAATAACTAGTGCAACGGCTAAGCCTATTGTTTGGTCTGAATACACCGCTGATGTTCTCTGGACTGACGAGCACATAGCAAAGCAAATGCTATCATTTCATCTCAATCCAGATTTAAGTCTGGCCTCTAGAACGCTCCCTTTCATTGAGGCGTCTGTTACATGGCTGGTTTCTGAATTTGGGCTAAACGGAGCGTCAAAAGTCATTGATTTTGGCTGTGGTCCGGGGCTGTACACTCATCGATTGAAAGCAAAAGGTGTGGGTACTGTTGTTGGGTTGGATTTCTCAAAAAACTCTTTGAAACATGCCACTGAGCAAGCGGAACAAGCTAGCCTTGATATCGAATACCGCTATGGCAATTACCTTGAATATAGTGATTCAAGAGAGTTTGATTTAATTACCCTAGTAATGTGTGACCTATGTGCTCTCAATCCTGCACAGCGCTCAGAACTGTTCGGTGAATTCAAATCACTGCTTGCATCTAATGGTTCAATTGCGCTTGATGTGTATACAGCAACGAGATTTGCCAATCAAAATGAATCCCTAAGTCTTGAAAGAAACGCTATGAATGGTTTCTGGAGTGATAAGGATTATTGGTGTATTCAATCTTCATTCAAATATGAAGAAGAGAAGGTGACATTAGATAAGTATGTCATCTCTCAAGAAGACAAAGAGTGGACAGTCTTCAACTGGCTTCAGCATTTTACTATTGAAGAGCTTAGCCAAGAATTAGAAGCTCATGGTCTTGAGATTAAAAGAGCATACAGCGATCTCAAAGGCACGCCACTTGTTGATGGTGATGAGATGGCTGTAGTCATCGGTCACAAATAG
- a CDS encoding permease, with protein sequence MSNELMTMAREALDMFAFLAVELIILFLAISYIVGVLQEFLTPEKIQSILSSRKGKGYFIAALLGSITPFCSCSTIPFLKGLLRARAGFGPMMVFLFASPLLNPVIIGLFVVTFGWQVALFYFAIAMAVSVVAGFILEKLGFERYVKPEAYESTNASSCSSKSSCGDSKPAVETPAATSCCTKPEPVPAPTSCCTSSKPEPEVKVSCCSTDGTATATIVETKQPNRWMRIWLSTWKDFKQVLPYLMLGIAIGSFIYGFIPTDLIAEYAGAGKWYAIPVAAVIGIPLYIRAEAVIPLSAALVQKGMALGSVMALIIGSAGASLTEVILLKSIFKNQMIAAFLAVILSMAIGAGFLYSVIFG encoded by the coding sequence ATGAGTAATGAATTGATGACAATGGCACGCGAAGCCCTAGATATGTTCGCGTTTTTAGCAGTGGAATTGATCATTCTATTCCTTGCAATCAGCTACATTGTGGGTGTGTTGCAAGAATTTCTGACCCCAGAAAAGATCCAATCGATCCTAAGTTCACGTAAAGGAAAAGGTTACTTTATTGCCGCACTACTTGGCTCTATTACACCGTTTTGCTCATGCTCTACCATTCCATTTTTGAAAGGTTTGTTACGTGCTCGTGCTGGCTTTGGTCCAATGATGGTGTTCCTATTTGCAAGCCCGCTACTTAACCCTGTCATTATCGGTCTATTTGTCGTGACATTTGGCTGGCAAGTTGCGCTGTTCTACTTTGCTATTGCAATGGCAGTATCAGTAGTCGCTGGCTTTATCTTAGAAAAACTGGGCTTTGAGCGTTACGTAAAACCAGAAGCTTACGAGTCAACGAATGCATCAAGCTGCTCTAGCAAATCAAGCTGTGGCGATAGCAAACCGGCAGTAGAGACGCCAGCAGCAACTTCATGCTGTACTAAACCTGAGCCTGTACCTGCGCCAACGAGCTGCTGTACAAGTTCAAAACCAGAACCTGAAGTTAAAGTATCTTGTTGCTCTACCGATGGCACGGCAACCGCAACTATCGTTGAGACAAAACAACCAAACCGTTGGATGCGTATTTGGCTTTCAACATGGAAAGACTTTAAACAAGTACTGCCTTACCTAATGCTAGGTATTGCGATTGGTTCATTTATCTACGGCTTTATTCCAACTGACCTAATCGCGGAATACGCTGGTGCAGGTAAATGGTATGCGATTCCTGTCGCGGCTGTGATTGGTATTCCGTTGTACATTCGTGCTGAAGCGGTGATTCCACTTAGTGCGGCACTAGTACAAAAAGGCATGGCACTAGGCTCAGTAATGGCGCTAATTATCGGTAGTGCAGGTGCAAGTTTAACGGAAGTTATCTTGCTTAAGTCTATCTTCAAAAATCAGATGATTGCTGCTTTCTTAGCTGTGATTCTAAGCATGGCAATTGGTGCCGGCTTCCTATACAGCGTGATTTTTGGCTAA
- a CDS encoding peptidoglycan DD-metalloendopeptidase family protein, with the protein MLRIRFILAAIAISAFSVAALISEPPDEAAKPQPIKITPYESLIDAVDVARIEPVHSEPIKVHYFVKVGDTLSGIFSDWNLPYTDLQKILSADHATLQLDTIKPGDYLEFTLDSHTRQLISLSYHISLVEKAIYRKNPQGEFSYQFEETPSQWRERLYSGVVNGSFSLSAHKLGLSSNQIGNITRVLKDKVDFSRALRAGDSFNVLVKEQFLDDHPTGNNEIQAISFKLAKGEVAAFLASDGRFYDRHGNSLERAFNRYPIDTRYRRITSPFNPKRKHPVTGRISPHNGTDFATPVGAPIYSIGDGKVIGVRNHPYAGKYLVIEHNSVYTTRYLHLSKFLVKKGQYVQRGQKIALSGATGRLTGPHLHFEVLVRNRAVDPMKADLPLASSVSANDKAAFLAKVKAFDSMLVEKQSG; encoded by the coding sequence ATGCTAAGAATCAGATTTATATTGGCGGCCATTGCCATTAGCGCCTTTTCGGTCGCCGCGCTTATTTCCGAGCCTCCTGATGAGGCAGCAAAGCCGCAACCAATCAAGATCACGCCTTATGAATCGCTCATTGACGCTGTTGATGTTGCACGGATTGAGCCTGTGCACAGTGAACCAATTAAGGTGCACTACTTTGTCAAAGTCGGCGATACATTAAGTGGGATATTTTCTGACTGGAACCTGCCTTATACCGATTTGCAGAAGATCCTTTCCGCTGACCACGCAACATTGCAACTCGATACCATCAAACCAGGGGACTACCTAGAATTCACCTTGGACAGTCACACTCGGCAGTTGATAAGCCTGAGCTACCATATCAGTTTGGTTGAAAAAGCCATCTACAGAAAAAATCCTCAAGGCGAGTTTAGTTACCAGTTTGAAGAGACTCCTTCACAATGGCGAGAGCGTTTGTATTCCGGTGTTGTGAACGGTAGTTTCTCGCTTTCAGCCCACAAGTTAGGGCTCTCCTCTAATCAAATTGGCAATATTACGCGGGTACTCAAAGATAAAGTGGATTTCTCTCGGGCCTTAAGAGCCGGTGATAGTTTTAATGTGTTGGTCAAAGAACAGTTTTTGGATGACCATCCGACTGGAAACAATGAGATTCAAGCGATCTCCTTTAAGCTTGCTAAGGGCGAAGTGGCAGCATTCTTAGCCAGTGATGGGCGTTTCTACGATCGCCATGGCAATAGTCTTGAGCGAGCGTTTAATCGTTACCCTATCGACACTCGATATCGCAGAATCACCTCGCCATTTAACCCCAAACGTAAACATCCAGTAACTGGGCGGATATCACCGCACAACGGCACGGATTTCGCGACACCAGTGGGTGCGCCGATATACTCAATTGGTGATGGTAAAGTGATTGGGGTGCGCAATCACCCATACGCGGGTAAATACTTAGTGATTGAGCACAATAGCGTTTATACCACGCGCTATCTTCACCTGAGCAAGTTCCTAGTCAAGAAAGGACAATATGTGCAGCGTGGACAGAAAATTGCGCTCTCTGGGGCGACAGGGCGACTAACGGGGCCGCATTTGCATTTTGAGGTGTTAGTTAGAAACCGAGCGGTGGATCCTATGAAGGCAGACTTACCGCTTGCTTCCTCTGTCTCTGCCAATGACAAAGCTGCGTTCTTAGCTAAAGTGAAAGCGTTTGACTCCATGCTGGTGGAAAAGCAAAGTGGATAA